DNA from Candidatus Neomarinimicrobiota bacterium:
TCCAGCAGCGTTGAGACTCCATTCCGGAAATCATAGAGATAAACGGCATTGGAATAGCCACCGGATACAGCAAGTCTGGTTCCCTGCCCGTAGAAGCGGACCCCAAGCCACGTCCGCTCCTGACCAAGAGTATCCACGACCTGCCGGTTTTGTAGGTCAACAATGCATACATCCTGGCGGTAGCCACTGCCGGTGATCGCGGCATAGCGTTCATCGGGAGTAACATCCATACTGAGGGGCAGGTCCCCAACGGGTACATGTTCGCCAGCGGATTCAAGGATCCAGCCGTTGGGCAGAAGGATGCGCCCATCCGCCAACATACCAGGAATCGGCATATCTGCGGTCCGCAGCCCCAATTGGCATCCCAGGGTGAATAGAAACAAGGGCCAAAACATACCTTTGATAAAATTTGAGTTGAAAATTGAATTGAACACAGTTGACTCCCTGATATGCTATATCACAGAACAGGCTGCGGTTGGCATCACAAGTTACATCCGTATTTGAGTCTGAACACCTGATACGGTGTACGTCCGCTCCGAGATGTGTTAGGTGGGCGACCTCACCCCCGACACTTCGTGTCGCTCC
Protein-coding regions in this window:
- a CDS encoding YncE family protein, whose amino-acid sequence is MPIPGMLADGRILLPNGWILESAGEHVPVGDLPLSMDVTPDERYAAITGSGYRQDVCIVDLQNRQVVDTLGQERTWLGVRFYGQGTRLAVSGGYSNAVYLYDFRNGVSTLL